From the Trichoplusia ni isolate ovarian cell line Hi5 chromosome 1, tn1, whole genome shotgun sequence genome, the window gtacaaaattaataattaaaattgtgacTATCTAAGTGCAGTACAAGAAGGACAACATCCTTCGACAAATATGActatatttacataatcatGGCAAGctttaaaataaggttaaatgcacttaaaataaacacaatggTTACAGAATCTTGTGACTAACCACTTCATAggttattcaatattaatactGAGACATATTACATATTGAATCTTAATAGCTAAGTACTTATTTGACTAATATATGCAACATAGCTAATGTTTACGCAGTAAAAGGTACATGATGATGGCAtatcaatacatttaaattgcAAAACTATTGTAAAGATATGGCTGTGCGTCTCACAGCAGCCGATAAGGCTGGGTTTGGGTCCGGAGGTTCTGTTAGTAACTGTACTGATATCCAGCAGCCATCTTCATTTGATTGACGTAAAGCCTCCATTGCGGCCTGGACTCTTTGCCCATCCTCAAATGTGGCTGCAGCCTTCACAGGCTCTTTGACCCAGTCCATTTGCTCCTTGACGGGTAAAAAGGCTTCTTTTAAGGCACTTATCATTTTACATAGGCCTTTTATGTAAGGTTTTGGGACAACACTTGATGCACAACTCAAATCTTCAACATCAACATAAATGACCTCTTCTTGACCATGGGGCCTTTTACCTTCATCCTCTGTAAACTTCACATTGGGTTTGTGCAGTTTACCATGCAAGTCACCTCCTTTCACAACCAGATAACCTTTCTTACTGCACACATAAATTTCTTGATTGAAGCATGGTCCAGGCAAATGGTTATTCAGTGTAGCAGTTACTAATAGCCCTTTATCCATTTGTAATTGGAATGTGCAGAAGTCTGGAGCTGTTATCTTCCTAATGCCATTAACTTTACTAGTTTCTTCCACAAAAGTTCTTAGGACTCCATGTACCTTGACAACTTTCTGTCCGGTCAGGTATGAAACTAAATCTATAACATGACTACCAACTAATGTCAGTGTCCCTCCTCCCATAGTATCATCACACAACCAGTTGTATGTTTCCCCTATCAAAGGACCCATTTGTACTCGTACATCTACAAGACTCAATTCATCTGGATTACCTAAGTAACCTTCATGGATGCATTTCCTCATGTGGCTGAATGCCGGTAAAAACCGTAGAGAATGATTGACTATGGATATAAGACTGGGGTAGTATTGTGCAGCTCGCACCATTTTTAAGGCTTCTGCCTGACATAGCCCTGCAGGTTTATCACAAACTACATGCTTTCCAATACCCAAAGCCTTAACTGATATTTGGGCGTGTAAATTTGGCGCGCACACAATAAATACCAAGCTCACATTCTTTTTCAGCAAAACATcatctattttatttgtgaaaaatgGTATCTTTAGTTCCTTTGCAGCTAGCTCAGCTTCCTGAAGTGTAACACCCCATATAGCTTCTACTGGAAACCCTTTTTCTCTTAAGAATGGCACCAAAACTTTTGCTATAGCTCCAGTCCCAAAAACCCCAATTCCCGGTAACATTTTCAGTGCGTTTACAAGACAAGCCCCTTGGGTTTGTCAACACGGCCTTATTACTGCGAAACGAAATCTTATTCCGTTCGTAACATTTTTAGAAATGTCATTATCGTCTTACACTAACTTAAACACAAACAATTCGCCTCATAAGCGTCGCACAAGTACGTAACAAACCAGTTTTTAGATACACTCTATAAAGTAGCTCGACAATACTCGACATTTGTTGAATATAGTGTTAGTGATTACAAATATTACCATCACAAAACATCGAtaacaaaacctatttaaatatgtttaagagACGTATTTTATTTcgctttaataaaattatatcatgtATGGTGAAGTCAAAGTATtggaacaaaattatttgtatacaataCTTCAACACTTATCTGCAATATTGTTCTCtgtaaaatacttttgtgtatgttttttgtgtatgtattttttacctCTATCGATGTTCGATATCGATGATATCGATAGTACAATACCAGTGCCTATCTAATGTCGATATGTCGAAATGACATGTTGTCAGATGTGAAAAGTCAAATTTGACATACGCCTCCAAAGTTGCCACAATCCTCACAAACAACACTAAAAATGATAGGAGacgcgttttatttttcatgattaTATTGTGAAATACACGCCACTTCTACTATTGTAAATTATTCGTACCAAAtccttaaatataaacatatgaaaatcagaaaataaaaatacgtggATCTAGTAAGTACCTATTAACGACGTTCATTTTCTTAGATCTTCGTTTTGCGTAAATATTACGCTTTGCTATAAATAGTAGCTATAGTTGCAACTTTTACGAATTGAATAATATTCtctataacatattattatgaaaattatattcgtTTACATTACTAGCTGAACcatcaaaagttattttaacatGGTGCAGAAAAAATAGGggaatgaaaaatagattttgtccGATTCTCAAGCCTATCtaatgtacacaaaatttcatgagaatcagtCGAGCCCTTTCGGAGGAATTCCATTACGTATGCACGTGACACGAgattttatatacctaataaattaattattattttatgccgCAGAAGCTCTGTTCTAATatgaagattaaaaaacaaGAGAGCAAATACTTAAACCATTTTCATAAtcgtagttttatttacttaatcgttactaatttattttaaccttgttactttttacaaattccactaatatttttaaacatcgtCAATGACGATTcatcataattaattgttatcgTGTAAGTGGaacaaagaataatattatttgagtaaACAGTAGCATCGTAAGTCACACTGTATGGCGCTTAAAACGAATCACTTTTCGTCGGAACGGTTAAATTCAATGCTTTGATATCCGCCACCTGGACCACCTTCTTAGGGCTGCTACTGAGaaccaaaataatttataaatttataattcaagAAATCGTATTATACAAAATTAGTTCGAGGTTTTGTAGAATTTATTACGGGacaaatgatgtttttttttattgactagCGCATTATTGAGTTGAAGTGCATTACAAgaacgaaatataaataattctgaaaaaagagctttttatttgcaatttaacAGAGTTCAATATAAATTGATATGTAGtagatagttttttgttttataaagttatagttttattgagTTTTCAGACCAATGTGAGGATAAGAAACTTACAAATtctgaaaaagttttttttttaagaaatcatgcaataatataataatattccaattTCCTAAACTCTGTACCTAATCACTGGTTAGGTGCCATCCCTAGCCGATCCTATTTGCAGCAATTCGTCTAACACCTCACAGTTGGAGCGCGCCGCCGATCATGTCCACAATTAGGGCTGACTGACgaactaatattaaatacttcaaGTTACAGggaacaatataaaaagtaatactTAGCTCAACATTCAAGCTTGTTAAATGGATGTCCAGTCTATCTAATGTCTTGCCTGAGTGGAGTAGAGATGATGGCCTGGTATAGTTACAGCCAATCACAAAATTTAATTCATAGAATCTCTGTCTAATAAAGTAAGCACGTACCGTTTAAAAAAAGGTTCTGTACTTAGTGTACCTATAGCACAACGATTCTACAAGCGTCATCATTCAAGTAAGAAATAAGGCTGAATATTTaccactttattttaaaattatgtagtgTCAAggaaaaaaatttaaattgaatacacGTCTAATGTGTGTCTGATGgcatgttttattatattgtgaaaataaacCAGTTATTCAGTAAGTAGGTACACACATCTATAATAGAATCCCTATATAATAAAAGCACgaaactgaaaaagaaattgaacCTCAAACCTTATACCTTCCTTTATCATGACGTAAGGGCACTCCTGGGGTGTGAAGCACGTGTAGAGGGATGTTCAGAAAGTATTATGTGTCGCGGAAGTGTGACCCGGGCGGCTTTCTGTCAACTTTTTATAAGTTAACTTATGACGGCGCTAATTGATTCACACTTTGTTTTCACACAGTTCTGAAAAGGGTCTATTGCGGTTGAATGTTacgctatttttttttggttaatctTTTTCAGTATTCTAAATTGAGTAATCattaattcattgttttatttattccggAAATTCGGTTAATCATAAGGAATGTAATTACAGACTCATACGTAGGTAATATTATGTCCTTCTTAAATAATAACGGTAGTTTGCATGGTTATGTATTGACTATTGTGTCTGTTATTGATACCAGAGAAGAACTGGATGCAGGTACTGATGTAGAGGTAATTAATTGCTCTTAAATGCAGAAATTGAAGTTCTgaattcagaaataaaatatatttctctaaTCACATTATACCTACAATGCTTTCGTAGATAGGCAACATCAAGGATAAGAACCCCTAAAAAATACCGAAGCAATATAAATTCACCGTTTCACAACCATGGGCTATTTAGATGTATACAAAAACATACCAAAACGGACCGGGCTATGTATTTCTTGCGTAAACCATCGTTCATTAGTCGAAGAGTAATCCTGGATGTTGTACGGGAGGGGCGAGTGTTGGCGCCGCCCAACGAGCCACCCGCCCGCCTTGCGCACGCGCATCTTTAAGATCTCAAATGATAAACGTCACGCGGGAAGACAAGAAGACACAAACCTACccctatatttttaactttcaaaaatcatcgatttaaaaaataggattaatattcatatttggttcgaatttaaatatattatgttttaacagAATGTGCTAGTGCAGTGAATtagtgttctttttttaattgtgcaatatttttttataaaaatgccaAGGAAAAAAGTGAATCGGTCGCCACCCGTTGATAAACGAGCGGATGATGTGGATGACGATGATTTCTTCTTTGATGATACTCAATCTAATTCAGGTAAGATTTTTGAAGTAGGCATAATTTTATACCATCCTGACCAGTTCCTGAAGGAAGAATTTTCATTGAATGATGCCATATTGCGGATGACATTTACTGTTGAAAATTACTTCGTTGCActacacattaaataaaaccttccCTTAAAAAAAgcgatattattttaagttaattaaactaGCTTACTAATAAATCAGGAGGTCTTTAGAAGTTCAAAAGCTAATTAATCTAAGTTCTTCTCCAAACATCAATCCCTTTATTTTAATGCGGCTTTTTCAGTgtctaattaaacaaatacctatgtatctacttacttataaaacatacatacctacctactctTGTTTTGGaaatactaattatttaaaatttttaggtGTCGAAATAAGCTTCGAAACCCGAACCCGTCGGGTTAAGCAAATACTCGATGAGTATTGTTTCTAATtagcaaacaatttttttatgccCTCCTAGCCTATGTTAGTTTTTGGTTAGGAGCTTAGTCCTCCCTAACTGGGAGGACCTCGCTACAGTGGAGCTTCTCGATAGCTTTGCTTGTAACAGCATACTTATCTCTCTCTAGAATAAGGTAAcggccaattaaaaaaaaaaccgcttattactttagtaattatttatttaatatcggtTTACTCAAGCTCAATTGTCgagatagcccgactagtttcggacccaagtGACAAAGCGATTTGACAACTCATGATAAAGCAACCCGATTAGGTCGTTGTTTAATAAATACCTCAAAAACGGATGAGAAGTAAAATCATTAGAAAAATAAGTTCTAGATTTCTGCCGATTTATCgctaataaattttacttttgacGCGTAACAATTTCTGACCAAAAAGGTGCAGGTAAGTAAGGTGCCAAAAATTTATTTGGTAAAATTGAAACagtacacataataatatgagaATTGTACAAAGTGCAGCCCgaaaatatttatctaagacttatattttataagatcTATCTTTAACACAATTTGGCTTAGATAAGGTGAATTTCAACAACGTAAAGAGATAAGATGCTGTTGAATAACTGGAATCTCGGTTACATAGCATTTTTTATCTCAATACCCACTATATTAGGTAagaataatatcattaaatttattttattttttagaaaaaaaaaacaataattttattgttgactaTTTGAACTAAATAATTGAAGTTGGTTAGTTTAAACGTTCACGTATGCGATGTTCCTTTGTTGGTCGCAACTCGCAGAATAGGGCAAGACTAAGTAAAATGAATAACCGAATaattgcgagtcggactcgaGACGTTTGGGAATCCAGTAGAACTAGACTGAAGAAAACATATTGGAATGAAAATTGGTCACCCAAAAAAATTTCAGCTGTACCAATAATTTCTcggtttttttatgatttgttgctatagcaggaaaataaatacaacatttgTGGAAATTTCAACTAGCTAAACGTCAAGCTATTACCATTTTTGAGTGGTAGGTAATAGACGGATCGGAAAGATAGCGTAGCCTTAATAGTAACAGTTCCGCTTTTGCCCTTCGGCTACTGAAAAcatggtaattttatttatattaaattataaataaatttatttatattaaatggtaaatttatttataaaaaacgcGGTGGTAAACTTTAACGCACATATCCTAATCCTAACTGATATTATTCTACGTTTAGTAggtatttgtattataatttgtattttcttcATATAGGTCGGAGTTCACAAGAACCTCAACATAGAAATGCCGCCAACGCCCGTGAACGAGCCAGGATGAGAGTTCTTTCTAAGGCATTTTGCAGGTGAACTTCTTAGACATAATAACAACTGATTGCCCCTTAGTCTTTACCAAGATTAAAAGATAGCTAGTCTGTCCGTAAATCaactaaaatagtaatttacGAAGGACCATAACTGGTATAAGTATACATAGTGATAAGTTATTTAGATTCTCAATTTGATgaagtttcttattttttgttaaataaatgcctaattaatacattaaactGCCCTCCGCCGCCGCACGGCCCCGCGCGCTGGCCAGAAATGTTCTTTTCTTCATTATTGCAGTTTTCCATTTTTGAATAACTTTCCATccaaaaagaatataaaaccACTCTTACCGTGTTAAAGTCTATAATCTCTTAAGCttttttgtttcgttatcaGACTGAAAACCACACTACCTTGGGTACCAGCGGACACGAAGCTGTCAAAACTGGACACGCTGAGATTAGCTGCATCGTACATAGCACACCTGCGGGCCTTGCTGCATGAGCCGAGATCTGCGCACACGCCGCCGCACCCGCTCAGCTTGGTCAGTGATTAATCTTTACAACACATAACTACCCATACCCACACGGTAATTACCTAGATATCACGTCTCAAAGTGTTAAcattgtggaagaaagacgtTGTTCTTCGCCGTCTCATTTCTACTGTCTACTCCGCTCTACACTTCCTGACCTTTAAAATGCATGGCTATAATCAATTTTGTTAACTTTGATGTTTCAATCATCATCAGCGTCGTACCTCTGTTCGATCCCTCATAGTTCACTACTAGACTTTGCACACTTCCAAGTTATGTTACATCTGGTTCTCTATCTTCCGCATTCCGTGAAACTGAATGTAAGTGAAAAAATATGAACCTGGAGGTTCTTATAATCAAGAACCTTGCTTGCGTCTAACAacgaagaaatattaaattcctaaattCTGCCACTCAAAAAGATTTGCTAACACTCAATAGTTTTCAAATAGCACACGTATGCGTGGTACATATTCGACGCGTCTAAATTATACACGTTCCATGCGGTTAGCGCTTTTAGAATACTCACGAATGTATCCAGACAGTTTGTAGCTGGATTCGCACACAAAACATCTGGAAAAGCACTCTACAAAACGCATTTATTTTGTGCCAGTCAATACaatagagtaaaatttaaaaaaatatgaatatccAGAGGAAATGTTATGCCTTACGATGAATAAACAGTAGATTGTGAAATAAGATTCCAGAAGGGACGCCAAATACACTCACCTTAAAATCGCTCTTATAACTaagtgtatttaataatattaatacacattaaatgaaaaacaaaaacaatacataaacttaaaaacaacaaaactcgAACATTCATCAGTGTTGTTAAGACGACATgaaaaaattagaaaaagttAGCACGCGTCCATATATCACTAAGCGATGGTATAATtgttcacaatttattttctgtcacGGCTGTCATCCCTTAATTCATCCAAGGCACGAGACTCGCGTGCAATGAATTAGTGGCGGGCAAAGGGAATTTGCTAAACGCCAAAGCGCCGAATACTGTCATCGCAGGATTAGTGAACACGTTCCACGAAGGTCGCATGCGTGATCGATGGCCGGATTAACCGCTTTCGAACGCATCGTTAGaggaacaatatttttcaaaacaaatgtagagacaatattcatttaaatcGGCGACTgctgaaatatttgtttgttttgtaaaaagctgaagatttaattttacattaatttatatcctactagcttttcgcccgcggcttcgcccgcgtcgaggtcggttatatcgcgttcccaagagaactctttaaaagtccaggttaaaaactatcctatattctttctcaaggtcaactctatctctataccaaatttcattaaaatcagttctggtttagacgtgaaagcgtaacagacggtcagacagagttactttcgcatttataatattagtagggatgaggAGAGGAAGTGGAAGcaaatgcaaacaaaaacaatgctCAGTCAATCAACGACTTTGGTGGCATTTCTATgatgttcaaaaatataactcttgtttactttaaactttttaaattttcgcaCATTTTGGTACAAGCTGCGCTATCACTGTGTGTGTTCCAAgatcttgaaaaaataaatatacgatagatacatttgtttataaaaaatcaagAGTCACTTTTCTAACCCTTCGGTCGGAGTTCAAACAACAGCGTATATATTCGTACAAGTGGAACAAAACATAGAAACAAAAAGGTTGAAACAATAAACAGGAGAGTTTTACGCTGCGCATACGCACTGACCAAAAGTTTGCAGCTGTTCTgagtataaataaagtttatatccGGACGTTAAAGTGATGCTTCAGTTTTAATGTTCCCTGGTTGTTCCTTTGTCTTATTTACTGCTTCATTATGGATGTAAGGCTGTGCGTTAAATAccctgattatttttttgtgaaacgcCTAAACGTTTATAttgaaacg encodes:
- the LOC113497061 gene encoding glucose-fructose oxidoreductase domain-containing protein 1 — encoded protein: MLPGIGVFGTGAIAKVLVPFLREKGFPVEAIWGVTLQEAELAAKELKIPFFTNKIDDVLLKKNVSLVFIVCAPNLHAQISVKALGIGKHVVCDKPAGLCQAEALKMVRAAQYYPSLISIVNHSLRFLPAFSHMRKCIHEGYLGNPDELSLVDVRVQMGPLIGETYNWLCDDTMGGGTLTLVGSHVIDLVSYLTGQKVVKVHGVLRTFVEETSKVNGIRKITAPDFCTFQLQMDKGLLVTATLNNHLPGPCFNQEIYVCSKKGYLVVKGGDLHGKLHKPNVKFTEDEGKRPHGQEEVIYVDVEDLSCASSVVPKPYIKGLCKMISALKEAFLPVKEQMDWVKEPVKAAATFEDGQRVQAAMEALRQSNEDGCWISVQLLTEPPDPNPALSAAVRRTAISLQ
- the LOC113497106 gene encoding basic helix-loop-helix transcription factor scleraxis, with the protein product MPRKKVNRSPPVDKRADDVDDDDFFFDDTQSNSGRSSQEPQHRNAANARERARMRVLSKAFCRLKTTLPWVPADTKLSKLDTLRLAASYIAHLRALLHEPRSAHTPPHPLSLAWPFAFQHGGTLSCAISQRWNANPPTNESTNCRSTTQVPRENVHDMDSGHCEGYQEYNDNDYEERCYEDMTNESCAPMQYCNYGYKENYYDMRNSYASDTMMNNA